One genomic segment of Streptomyces liangshanensis includes these proteins:
- a CDS encoding NAD(P)/FAD-dependent oxidoreductase produces the protein MIDLLVVGGGPAGLATAVHAALAGMEAVVVEPRPSPVDKACGEGVMPSGVRALAALGLELPHGHPLRGIRYVRGPHHAEAPFGDGFGLGVRRTELHAALTRRAEEAGVKIVTDRVGEIGQHADSVTAAGLRARWLVAADGLHSPVRRGLGLDLPDHRPRRYGLRRHYRVKPWTDFVEVHWSEAGEAYVTPVAEDVVGVAVLSTLRRGYDAHLAGFPGLLARLDGPPATAVRGAGPLRQRVRRRTAGRVLLVGDAAGYVDALTGEGVALALASAEAAVRCLRAGRPERYEREWLRLSRRHRLLTEGLVRVAGRPAGARLIVPAAARLPSVFAAAVRALQ, from the coding sequence GTGATCGACCTCCTCGTCGTCGGAGGCGGCCCCGCGGGACTGGCGACCGCCGTGCACGCCGCCCTCGCCGGGATGGAGGCGGTGGTCGTCGAGCCGCGCCCCTCCCCGGTCGACAAGGCGTGCGGCGAGGGCGTGATGCCCAGCGGCGTACGGGCGTTGGCGGCGCTCGGGCTGGAACTCCCGCACGGCCACCCGCTGCGCGGGATCCGCTACGTACGGGGTCCCCACCACGCCGAGGCGCCGTTCGGCGACGGGTTCGGGCTCGGGGTGCGCCGTACGGAACTGCACGCGGCCCTCACCCGGCGCGCCGAGGAGGCCGGCGTCAAGATCGTGACGGACCGCGTCGGCGAGATCGGGCAGCACGCGGACTCGGTCACCGCGGCGGGACTGCGGGCCCGCTGGCTGGTGGCCGCGGACGGGCTGCACTCACCGGTACGGCGCGGGCTCGGCCTGGACCTGCCCGACCACCGGCCCCGGCGGTACGGCCTGCGGCGTCACTACCGCGTGAAGCCGTGGACGGACTTCGTCGAGGTGCACTGGTCGGAGGCGGGGGAGGCGTACGTGACCCCGGTCGCCGAGGACGTGGTGGGGGTGGCGGTCCTCAGCACCCTGCGGCGCGGCTACGACGCGCACCTGGCCGGCTTCCCCGGCCTGCTCGCCCGGCTCGACGGGCCGCCCGCGACCGCCGTGCGCGGGGCGGGGCCGCTGCGGCAGCGGGTGCGCCGGCGCACGGCGGGGCGGGTGCTGCTCGTCGGGGACGCGGCCGGTTACGTCGACGCGCTCACCGGCGAGGGGGTGGCGCTCGCGCTGGCGTCGGCGGAGGCGGCCGTACGGTGCCTGCGCGCCGGGCGGCCCGAGCGGTACGAGCGCGAGTGGCTCAGGCTCTCCCGGCGCCACCGGCTGCTGACCGAGGGCCTGGTGCGGGTCGCCGGGCGCCCGGCGGGGGCCCGGCTGATCGTCCCGGCGGCGGCCCGCCTGCCGTCGGTCTTCGCGGCGGCGGTGCGGGCGTTGCAGTGA
- a CDS encoding type III polyketide synthase, translating into MTRIAAVHGALAPHQHSQQELTDMVARTCLPVGADRRVLDRVHRGARVDTRHTALPLDAYGDLKDFGACNDAFIATAVPLGAEVVGAALDEAGLSPRDVDLVMFTSVTGIAAPSVDARLVGLLGMRPDVRRVPVFGLGCVAGAAGISRIDDYLRGRPDDVAVLLSVELCSLTLQRDDVSGANLVASALFGDGAAAVVATGARRRGTGPVVVDTRSHMYPDTQEVMGWDITGSGFRIVLDAVVPDLVRKNLAPEVDAFLADHGLTRDDITAWVCHPGGPKVLEAMEEVLELPDGALDLTWRSLAAAGNLSSSSVLHVLRDTLAERRPPAGSAGLLLAMGPGFCSEMVLLRW; encoded by the coding sequence ATGACTCGCATCGCAGCCGTCCATGGAGCTCTGGCTCCGCATCAGCACAGCCAACAAGAGCTCACCGACATGGTCGCGAGGACATGTCTGCCGGTGGGAGCCGACCGCCGGGTTCTGGACCGGGTGCACCGCGGCGCTCGCGTGGACACCCGCCACACGGCACTGCCCCTGGACGCGTACGGGGATCTCAAGGACTTCGGGGCCTGCAACGACGCCTTCATCGCCACGGCCGTACCGCTCGGCGCCGAGGTCGTCGGCGCCGCGCTGGACGAGGCGGGCCTGTCCCCCCGCGACGTCGACCTCGTGATGTTCACCTCGGTCACGGGCATCGCGGCGCCCTCCGTGGACGCCCGGCTGGTGGGGCTGCTCGGCATGCGGCCCGACGTCCGGAGGGTCCCGGTCTTCGGCCTCGGGTGTGTCGCCGGGGCGGCGGGCATCTCCCGGATCGACGACTACCTCCGGGGGCGCCCCGACGACGTGGCGGTGCTGCTCTCGGTCGAACTGTGCTCGCTCACCCTGCAACGTGACGACGTGTCGGGCGCCAACCTGGTCGCCTCCGCGCTCTTCGGGGACGGCGCCGCGGCCGTGGTCGCCACCGGCGCCCGGCGCCGGGGAACGGGGCCGGTCGTCGTCGACACCCGCAGCCACATGTACCCGGACACCCAGGAGGTGATGGGCTGGGACATCACGGGCTCCGGCTTCCGGATCGTGCTGGACGCGGTGGTCCCCGACCTCGTACGGAAGAACCTGGCGCCCGAGGTGGACGCGTTCCTCGCCGACCACGGCCTCACCCGCGACGACATCACCGCGTGGGTGTGCCACCCGGGCGGCCCGAAGGTGCTGGAGGCGATGGAGGAGGTCCTCGAACTGCCCGACGGGGCACTGGACCTGACGTGGCGTTCGCTGGCCGCCGCGGGGAACCTGTCGTCGTCCTCCGTACTGCACGTCCTGCGCGACACACTGGCCGAACGCCGGCCGCCGGCGGGCAGCGCGGGACTGCTGCTCGCCATGGGGCCCGGCTTCTGCTCCGAGATGGTCCTGCTGCGCTGGTAG
- a CDS encoding DUF4032 domain-containing protein yields MALQISATNPEQPAVLLDLPWNTQLDEWPAECLVALPRGISRHVVRFASAGPDVVAVKEITERAAVREFGLLRDLHRLGIPAVDPLAVVTGRVDADGEPLESALITRHLKGSLPYRSMFESTMRPSTVKRLMDALAVLLVRLHLAGFAWGDCSLSNALFRRDAGAYAAYLVDAETGQLQQNLSRGQREYDIELARMNIAGELMDLEASGALHPSVDPIPFGAAIVQRYEDLWHELTRESVYPVGKRHYIDRRIRRLNDLGFDVAEMQIERSPVGDTVTFLPKVVDAGHHQRQLLRLTGLDAEENQARRLLNDLESWMAGEDDYVPGDPLGARPEVLAHRWVRDVFRPTVRAVPPELRGEMDAAQIYHEVLEHRWYLSERAGHDVGIEATVDDYVANVLPHVVSALTVQAADESAGLSP; encoded by the coding sequence ATGGCGCTACAGATCAGCGCGACCAACCCGGAGCAGCCCGCCGTGCTCCTCGACCTGCCCTGGAACACCCAGCTCGACGAGTGGCCCGCGGAGTGCCTCGTGGCGCTCCCGCGCGGCATCTCGCGCCACGTGGTGCGCTTCGCGTCGGCGGGGCCCGACGTGGTGGCGGTCAAGGAGATCACCGAACGGGCGGCGGTACGGGAGTTCGGGCTGCTGCGGGACCTGCACCGGCTCGGCATACCGGCCGTGGACCCGCTGGCCGTGGTGACCGGGCGCGTGGACGCGGACGGCGAGCCGCTGGAGTCGGCGCTGATCACCCGCCACCTCAAGGGATCGCTGCCGTACCGCTCGATGTTCGAGTCGACGATGCGGCCGTCCACCGTGAAGCGGCTCATGGACGCGCTGGCCGTGCTGCTCGTGCGGCTGCACCTGGCCGGTTTCGCGTGGGGCGACTGCTCGTTGTCCAACGCGCTGTTCCGGCGCGACGCGGGCGCGTACGCCGCGTACCTGGTGGACGCCGAGACCGGCCAGCTCCAGCAGAACCTGAGCCGGGGCCAGCGGGAGTACGACATAGAGCTGGCCCGGATGAACATCGCCGGGGAGCTGATGGACCTGGAGGCGTCGGGGGCGCTGCACCCGTCGGTCGACCCGATCCCGTTCGGCGCGGCGATCGTCCAGCGGTACGAGGACCTCTGGCACGAGCTGACCCGCGAGTCGGTCTACCCGGTGGGCAAGCGGCACTACATCGACCGGCGCATACGGCGGCTCAACGACCTGGGCTTCGACGTGGCCGAGATGCAGATCGAGCGCTCCCCCGTGGGCGACACCGTGACGTTCCTGCCGAAGGTGGTGGACGCCGGCCACCATCAGCGCCAACTGCTGCGGCTGACCGGCCTCGACGCCGAGGAGAACCAGGCGCGGCGGCTGCTCAACGACCTGGAGAGCTGGATGGCCGGAGAGGACGACTACGTACCGGGGGACCCGCTCGGCGCCCGCCCCGAGGTGCTCGCGCACCGCTGGGTGCGGGACGTGTTCCGGCCGACGGTACGGGCCGTTCCGCCGGAGCTGCGCGGGGAGATGGACGCGGCGCAGATCTACCACGAGGTGCTGGAGCACCGCTGGTACCTGTCGGAGAGGGCGGGGCACGACGTGGGGATCGAGGCGACCGTCGACGACTACGTCGCGAACGTCCTGCCGCACGTGGTGAGCGCGCTGACCGTCCAGGCCGCGGACGAGTCGGCGGGCCTGTCGCCCTGA
- a CDS encoding isoprenylcysteine carboxyl methyltransferase family protein has protein sequence MIWYTALILAVGAERLAELVVAKRNSRWSLERGGVERGQGHYPPMVVLHTGLLLGCLAEVWLADRPFDAVLGWSMLAVAVAAQGLRWWCIRTLGPRWNTKVVVVPGLPLVTGGPYRWFRHPNYVAVVAEGVALPLVHTAWTTALVFTVLNAWLLTVRIRCENTALDTVAAGART, from the coding sequence ATGATCTGGTACACCGCGCTGATCCTGGCGGTCGGCGCCGAGCGCCTCGCCGAACTGGTCGTCGCCAAGCGCAACTCGCGCTGGAGCCTGGAGCGCGGCGGCGTCGAACGCGGCCAGGGGCACTATCCGCCGATGGTCGTCCTGCACACCGGCCTGCTGCTCGGCTGTCTCGCCGAAGTGTGGCTCGCCGACCGGCCGTTCGACGCCGTCCTCGGCTGGTCGATGCTCGCCGTCGCGGTCGCCGCGCAAGGGCTGCGCTGGTGGTGCATCCGCACGCTGGGCCCCCGCTGGAACACCAAGGTGGTGGTCGTGCCCGGACTGCCGCTGGTGACGGGCGGACCGTACCGCTGGTTCCGCCACCCCAACTACGTGGCGGTGGTGGCCGAGGGCGTCGCCCTGCCCCTCGTGCACACCGCCTGGACGACGGCCCTCGTCTTCACCGTGCTCAACGCCTGGCTGCTGACCGTCCGCATAAGGTGCGAGAACACCGCCCTCGACACCGTCGCGGCGGGCGCCCGGACGTGA